The following proteins are co-located in the Dromiciops gliroides isolate mDroGli1 chromosome 2, mDroGli1.pri, whole genome shotgun sequence genome:
- the ADO gene encoding 2-aminoethanethiol dioxygenase, protein MPRDNMATLIQRIARQARLTFRRGGGGAPEAAFPENLQQLQQLLSQLRAEDLNINPRRATLPSPPPARPPHLPPVTYMHICETAEFSLGVFLLKSGTSIPLHDHPGMHGVLKVLYGKLRISCLDPLPGPGAPGEQPPQQQQPPAAPPRFDPPLRPAQRAALRRALLRSRAEYTEASAPCLLSPHRDNLHQIDAVDGPAAFLDILAPPYDPDDGRDCHYYRLLEPAAPPAAGPAPGPAAPLPLPREVWLLETPQAADFWCEGEPYPGPKVTA, encoded by the coding sequence ATGCCGCGGGACAACATGGCCACGCTGATCCAGCGCATCGCCCGCCAGGCGCGGCTGACCTTCCGCCGCGGCGGGGGCGGGGCGCCCGAGGCGGCCTTCCCCGAGAACctgcagcagctgcagcagctgcTGAGCCAGCTCCGCGCCGAGGACCTGAACATCAACCCGCGGCGGGCCACGCTGCCCTCGCCGCCGCCGGCGCGGCCGCCGCACCTGCCGCCCGTCACCTACATGCACATCTGCGAGACGGCCGAGTTCAGCCTGGGCGTGTTCCTGCTCAAGAGCGGCACGTCCATCCCGCTGCACGACCACCCGGGCATGCACGGCGTGCTCAAGGTGCTGTACGGCAAGCTGCGCATCAGCTGCCTGGACCCGCTGCCGGGGCCGGGGGCGCCGGGGGAGCAGCCcccccagcagcagcagcccccCGCCGCCCCGCCCCGCTTCGACCCCCCGCTGCGGCCCGCCCAGCGCGCCGCCCTGCGCCGGGCCCTGCTGCGCTCCCGCGCCGAGTACACCGAGGCCAGCGCGCCCTGCCTGCTCAGCCCGCACCGCGACAACCTGCACCAGATCGACGCCGTGGACGGGCCCGCCGCCTTCCTGGACATCCTCGCCCCGCCCTACGACCCCGACGACGGCCGCGACTGCCACTACTACCGGCTGCTGGAGCCCGCCGCGCCCCCCGCCGCCGGCCCCGCCCCCGGCCCGGCCGCGCCGCTGCCGCTGCCCCGGGAGGTCTGGCTGCTCGAGACGCCGCAGGCGGCCGATTTCTGGTGCGAGGGCGAGCCTTACCCGGGCCCCAAGGTCACGGCGTGA